The Kineothrix sp. IPX-CK genomic interval AAAGACCTGTCCCGTTTCGGAAGAAACTACATTGACATTGGAGATTATTTGGAGCAGATATTTCCCTTTTTAGGGGTACGTTTTATCTCCGTCAATGACCGCTTTGACAGCAATGACTTTGACGGTACGACCGGTGGGCTTGATGTGGGTTTCAGAAACTTGATTTATTCTCTTTACAGTAAAGACCTTTCGCAAAAGGTGCGGAGTGCAAAGAAAACCCGCATGGAGAAAGGCGAATTCATCGGCAGCCATGCCCCTTATGGCTATGCGAAATCATCGGAAAACCGCAAGAAACTTGTAATTGATGAAAAGGCTGCCGCCGTTGTCAGGCGTATCTTTGCCATGGCGGATGAGGGCAAAAATGCAGTCCGGATTGCCGCCATCCTAAATGCAGAGAATATCCCGACACCATATGGCTATAAGCGGCTTATGGGCTGTGACCGTAAATACAATGTTGTTGGAAATACAAATCACTGGCATAATACGACCATCCTGACCATTATCCGTGACGAACGCTACACCGGGAAAATGGTAAACGGTAAAAATCGCAGCCCTTTTGTCGGGAGTAAGCACGGGAAACGCATCCCCAAAAGTGAGTGGATTGTCGTACCCAACACCCATGAAGCCATTGTTTCGGAAGAATTATTTGCTTCGGTTCAGGAGCGTTTCTCTGCCCCTACGAGGATAAGGACAGAACCGACCGAGATCAGACCACTGATGGGTAAAGTGAAATGTGGGGTTTGTCGGCACGTTATGCGAAGAAGCAACAGCACTCCAGCGACTGCATATTATTTCTGTGAAAGCCACCAGTATGTAGCCAACAGCGACTGCACCAAAGACAGGATTTCCGAAAGCGGCTTGATACAGACTGTTTTATCTGTGATACATACGCAGATGGAGGTCATGCTTGATATGGCACGGCTTTTGGACAGAGTGAAAACGCAAAGCCATCAAGATATGACTGCCCTGACAGAGCAGATCAGGCAGTTACAATCCATCCTTTCCAAACTGAGAGCATCTAAAGTTAAGGCATATGAAAAATACAAGGATGGGACTTTGGACAGGGACAGCTACATAAGCCGAAAAGCCGATATTGGCAAGCAGATTGCGGAAACAGAATCCCAAATCGTTGAACTTGAAACGACATTGCAAAGTCGCTATCAGGAAAACGGACAGCCGGTTTCCATTATTGAGAGCTTCAAACGATATGAGGGAATTACGGAGCTTTCAAAAGAAATGGCAGATGAACTAATCGACAGCATCTATATCTACGGAAGTGAAGCGATTGAAATTGTGTGGAACCATATAGATGAGTATATGAGGCTTGTCCAGTATGTCAAAAAAGGAGTGTGCATAGATGGAAACAGATAATAAAAAGAGCGTTCCGAGGAACGCTTGGCAGATACTTGGAGTATAGCAAGAAAAGGCACTGTACTAAATCAAATATTACAGTGCCTTATTTGCGTAATTAGATAGATTTTATTGGGTGGGTGAAATTAGTCACCGATGGAGGGTATGCTCATTCGCTTTATGAAAGGCTTTGTATATCATTTAAGCATTTTTGGATATCCTTTACCACCAACGATTGCATACTTTCCTTGTATCTTGATGGATTAGCACGATGCAGTGCATTTATGATGTCCAGCCTCAAATCTGGCTTGAATTTTGCTACAATAGGCAACACCTTAATGCATTGCCGTGCAGCAATCGGCTTATCGTCTGTGATATGTATGAGGAATTTGTCAATAATTTCATCTATTTTATAGTCATTATCCCACTGCGCATTTGCAGCAACCAAAATAATGCCTCTTGTTCTGATATAAGAATTTTCATGATCAAGCATATCTGCAAACACGCCAAAGAAAGGGTACACGACATTAGATTGGTTACTTTCATTTTTCAGTTGCTTTAAACATTGATAGGCCTTTTTATCATCACTATCTATCAGGCCATTAACCAAGTCTTGAATATAATCCACCATATCACCTCGTTGCTAATATAAATTCGCTCCCTAAGCGGTCAATTTCCTTACTACCGTTTCAAAAAAGTTTTCTTCGGTAGTTATATGGAATGAGTTTACCATATTAAAGTGACAGCTTCAACTCACAAATTATTAAAA includes:
- a CDS encoding SufBD protein encodes the protein MVDYIQDLVNGLIDSDDKKAYQCLKQLKNESNQSNVVYPFFGVFADMLDHENSYIRTRGIILVAANAQWDNDYKIDEIIDKFLIHITDDKPIAARQCIKVLPIVAKFKPDLRLDIINALHRANPSRYKESMQSLVVKDIQKCLNDIQSLS
- a CDS encoding recombinase family protein, encoding MSIKKILAKYIRLSQEDENEGESNSIRNQRELLNAFVESSPDLSQYEVVEFCDDGYSGTNFDRPGVKALLDEVRAGNIQCIIVKDLSRFGRNYIDIGDYLEQIFPFLGVRFISVNDRFDSNDFDGTTGGLDVGFRNLIYSLYSKDLSQKVRSAKKTRMEKGEFIGSHAPYGYAKSSENRKKLVIDEKAAAVVRRIFAMADEGKNAVRIAAILNAENIPTPYGYKRLMGCDRKYNVVGNTNHWHNTTILTIIRDERYTGKMVNGKNRSPFVGSKHGKRIPKSEWIVVPNTHEAIVSEELFASVQERFSAPTRIRTEPTEIRPLMGKVKCGVCRHVMRRSNSTPATAYYFCESHQYVANSDCTKDRISESGLIQTVLSVIHTQMEVMLDMARLLDRVKTQSHQDMTALTEQIRQLQSILSKLRASKVKAYEKYKDGTLDRDSYISRKADIGKQIAETESQIVELETTLQSRYQENGQPVSIIESFKRYEGITELSKEMADELIDSIYIYGSEAIEIVWNHIDEYMRLVQYVKKGVCIDGNR